The following coding sequences are from one Nymphalis io chromosome 5, ilAglIoxx1.1, whole genome shotgun sequence window:
- the LOC126768838 gene encoding uncharacterized protein LOC126768838 produces MTSREYPKVWSTFERITEDGRTLEFIIEDIPEALWTTAVEFMLGNYIREDVWWTTAGTAEDPQAIEEYRVLLTSIVKQKMSLACFLKESDGKGRTLVGVNMCMVQEKERFVEHNPPKTKAGLLSLCMFSEAMKVTAIYDKNDVSKYLMGAGLSVSPEYRGHGVAVQLLKCRMLLAKEVGLKVTGGIFTSSSAQRSAEKAGMECVYHIPYKQFGEQCKIDFNSSTKDLKIFATKVE; encoded by the exons aTGACTTCGCGCGAATACCCCAAGGTTTGGAGCACGTTTGAGAGAATAACCGAAGATGGAAGGACATTGGAATTTATAATAGAAGACATCCCAGAGGCTCTATGGACTACTGCAGTTGAATTTATGCTTGGAAATTATATACGGGAAGACGTCTGGTGGACTACAGCCG GAACAGCAGAAGATCCACAAGCTATAGAAGAGTATCGAGTGCTGCTGACATCTATCGTCAAGCAGAAGATGAGTTTAGCGTGCTTCCTTAAAGAAAGCGACGGAAAGGGACGCACACTCGTTGGAGTAAACATGTGCATGGTACAGGAAAAGGAACGCTTTGTTGAGCACAATccg CCTAAAACAAAAGCGGGTTTGCTCTCGCTTTGTATGTTTAGCGAAGCCATGAAAGTGACAGCGATTTACGACAAGAACGACGTAAGTAAATATCTCATGGGAGCTGGCCTTTCTGTATCTCCAGAATACCGAGGGCATGGAGTGGCTGTTCAGCTGCTTAAATGTAG AATGCTGCTGGCCAAAGAAGTGGGTTTGAAAGTTACAGGCGGAATATTCACAAGCTCTTCGGCACAGCGATCCGCGGAAAAAGCGGGAATGGAATGCGTGTACCATATTCCGTATAAGCAGTTCGGAGAACAATGCAAAATCGACTTTAATTCATCCACTAAAGATCTTAAAATATTTGCCACAAAAGTGGAATAA